The nucleotide sequence ATAGTTTAAAAAGTTTTGTCTTTTTTTCCTGTTTTTTCTCACTGAGGCTATTGTAACAAATATAAGTCTGCTATTCTTTTACGTTTGCATTACATTCATATGTTCCTATGTAACTCGCAAAAACACTGGTTTTACAACGCTTCCAAACTCTCCATATTTAGGAATTCAACAAGTTTGCAGGAAAACGGCTATTTTTCAGCAAAATATACATATTTGCGTAACATTGAAATATTCATGTAATAAAACTGATTATTCAGTCGTTTAATTAGTGACTTCTTTTTAAGAGCGGATGTCTAATAAATGAATTGTATTCCCTCCCAACTGGAAAAGCTGCTTGTCGATGACAAGCAGCTTTTCTGAAGGGCCTTCTTTATCTAAGTTGTTCATTTGTCGTCTTGGCCAGGAAGGCGGCAAAGCCAGCCCGATTAATGGCTGTAGATGGCCGGAATGTACCGTCTTCGAAGCCGCTAATAATCTTCTTGGCGGCAAGGCCGTTAATATACTCATAACCCGTCACCTTTGAATTAATGTCTTTGAAAGGACCTGTTTGCTCGCCGGCAATATGATAGGCCTTTGCAATTAAAATGGCCATTTCTGCCCGGGTAACCGGCTCATTTGGTCGAAACGTGCCGTCCGGAAAACCGGAGATAATCTTTGCTTCAGCTAGTGACTCAATGTAGCCAGATGAGCTGACAGCAGCCGTCACATCTTTAAAGCGAGTATCCTTTTTGGTGCCGTCCAGCCCCAAGGCACCGCCAAGCAAAATGGCTGCCTCGCTTCGTAAAATGGAACGCTCAGGCCGTATTTCTCCGTTCGAATATCCTTTCATCACACCTTCGTGGTACAAATACGTAATAAAGCGGTTATACCATTTATCCAGCGCAACATCTTGTAACACGGGGGCTGGGTTTTCGACCCGCAGGGAAAGAAAATCAGAACTTTCCTTGCCATTCACAACTGGGTGGAAGTAATACTGTACAGAGCCTTTTGTGGCGTAATCCGTCAGCTCTGAAGCCGTTACTTCCTTACTTATTAGCGTATCAAAGCGATACACATTATAAGTAGTGAATTTAGCAGCGGCTGCGCTTGTGTCGATGGTAATTTTCCCCTTGCCATCTGTACTGTAAGGTAACGCGACAGCTGAATCAACTGCATTTTTGTCCGTCCGTGCAAGGCCGTAACCATAGAAGTCATCTTTGCCAGGTGCACCGAGATCTAATGCATTTTTCTGTAGCAACAGGCGAATATGTTTGTTCGACATGTCCGGATATTTTTCTTTATACAAGGCAGCAAGGCCGACGACATAAGGCGAGGCCATCGAAGTGCCTGAAAGTGTCTTGTATCCGGTTGGCTCATTGGTTCTTATAGTAGTTGGATATGTACTATAAATCTTTTCGCCTGGTGCCGCCAGCTCTACTTCTTTGCCGATGGAAGCCAGTGCGCCGTGACTTTTATTCTCGTCCACTGAAGAAACAGCAATAACTTCTGGGAACTTAGCCGGGTATTGAACGGATGAAAGTTCACCGGTTAAAGGCTTTCCTTCATTTCCTGCAGCAGCGACAACAAGAATGCCGCTATCATAGGCGCGCTTGATCATGCGGTGAAGATATTCGTCCTCATAAGGTGACGTGATACTAATATTGATAATGTCCATTTTATTTTTAATGGCCCACTCCACTCCGGCCATCATCGTCGACGTGGTGCCCTCACCTAATTTATCGAGCACTTTCACTGAATAGATTTGAGCATTAGGAGCAATACCTACGACTCCAATGGAATTATCCTTTGCTGCAATAACGCCAGCGACATGAGTACCGTGCCCGTTATCGTCGTTATAAGAATTTTTACAGCCATCGATCCTCAGC is from Bacillus sp. PK3_68 and encodes:
- a CDS encoding S8 family serine peptidase; this encodes MSKTIKYSLLLFAALLFLHVFPTDANANVLEKKRAIILFNEKVDRQLLEKYTVDVNYVFNELPAATVELTDAQKKLLEFYPGIHSIEYDKPVQKSAQRVEWGYKAIEADKRVPSTLTGKGVKVGILDSGVDTKHPDLQVAGGACLMTVLRIDGCKNSYNDDNGHGTHVAGVIAAKDNSIGVVGIAPNAQIYSVKVLDKLGEGTTSTMMAGVEWAIKNKMDIINISITSPYEDEYLHRMIKRAYDSGILVVAAAGNEGKPLTGELSSVQYPAKFPEVIAVSSVDENKSHGALASIGKEVELAAPGEKIYSTYPTTIRTNEPTGYKTLSGTSMASPYVVGLAALYKEKYPDMSNKHIRLLLQKNALDLGAPGKDDFYGYGLARTDKNAVDSAVALPYSTDGKGKITIDTSAAAAKFTTYNVYRFDTLISKEVTASELTDYATKGSVQYYFHPVVNGKESSDFLSLRVENPAPVLQDVALDKWYNRFITYLYHEGVMKGYSNGEIRPERSILRSEAAILLGGALGLDGTKKDTRFKDVTAAVSSSGYIESLAEAKIISGFPDGTFRPNEPVTRAEMAILIAKAYHIAGEQTGPFKDINSKVTGYEYINGLAAKKIISGFEDGTFRPSTAINRAGFAAFLAKTTNEQLR